In Miscanthus floridulus cultivar M001 chromosome 5, ASM1932011v1, whole genome shotgun sequence, one genomic interval encodes:
- the LOC136454559 gene encoding nuclear localization sequence-binding protein-like — protein sequence MHPGFKPTSRRSSRAASSAAAQYEEGSESSSSDTDTDEFRVESREERKRKSTDRGSDGDSSDEEQEIEEEESPLSDEAASEQETEEQQQAKYDREYAEFLQRQQQQAPEHPDTLPLQARVPTHSQLCPSTVDDYAIDWQSDLIGGGGYYGSGGYDLSSAGGSRPASVACSDDEDAGRDDDDE from the exons ATGCATCCTGGATTCAAGCCAACCAGTAGGAGGTCctccagggctgcctctagtgcagcagctcagtatgaaGAGGGGTCTgagagctcttcttctgacacagacactgatgagtttagagtggagtctagagaagaaagaaagaggaagagcactgacagaggatcagatggtgacagctcagatgaggagcaggagattgaggaggaaga gtctccactatcagatgaggccgCTAGTGAGCAAGAGACTGAGGAGCAACAGCAGGCCAAATATGACAGAGAgtatgctgagttccttcagagacagcagcagcaggcacctgagcaccctgacactctaccacttcaggcccgtgtgcctactcactctcagctaTGTCCCAGCACTGTAGATGACTATGCTATAGATTGGCAGAGTGACCTGATAGGTGGTGGTGGCtactacgggtctggtggctatgacctgtctagtgcgggtggttctcgtccagccagcgttgcatgctcagatgatgaggatgctggtcgagatgatgatgatgagtga